A stretch of Aureispira sp. CCB-E DNA encodes these proteins:
- the scpA gene encoding methylmalonyl-CoA mutase: MDRPDFSKIDITKPSKYCNPTVEGKEQWETSEKIDLKQIYTEKDTKDIPHHQFTSGLPPYIGGPYGGMYAIRPWTIRQYAGFSTAEESNAFYRRNLAAGQKGLSVAFDLATHRGYDSDHERVVGDVGKAGVAIDSVEDMKILFDQIPLDQMSVSMTMNGAVLPIMAFYIVAAEEQGVDQVKLAGTIQNDILKEFMVRNTYIYPPAHSMRIIADIFEYTSQFMPKFNSISISGYHMHEAGAPADIELAYTLADGLEYIQAGLKAGLKVDDFAPRLSFFWGIGMNHFMEIAKMRAGRMLWAKLIQQFEPKNLKSLMLRTHCQTSGWSLTEQDPFNNVARTCIEAMAAVLGGTQSLHTNSFDEAIALPTDFSAGIARDTQIYIQKDTKVTKAIDPWAGSHYVEYLTNELVHKAWAHIQEVQELGGMAKAIETGVPKMRIEEAAARKQARIDSGKDQIIGVNVFQLEKEDPLDILEVDNKAVRLSQIKRLEEIKATRDTLAVETALAKITAAAKAGKGNLLALAVEAARVRATLGEISDAMEVVFGRYKANTKSISGVYSKEIAMDDNFKKAQALADQFASLEGRRPRIMVAKLGQDGHDRGAKVIATSFADLGFDVDIGPLFQTPKEAAKQAAENDVHILGVSSLAGGHKTLVPEIIGELESLGRPDILVVAGGVIPAQDYDYLYEAGVAGVFGPGTVIAKAASAILDILIESVEE, encoded by the coding sequence ATGGATCGACCAGATTTTTCAAAAATAGATATTACCAAGCCGTCTAAATATTGTAACCCTACTGTTGAAGGAAAAGAGCAGTGGGAAACGTCTGAAAAAATAGACCTCAAACAAATTTATACGGAAAAGGATACTAAAGATATTCCACACCATCAGTTTACTTCGGGCTTGCCTCCGTATATAGGAGGTCCTTATGGAGGGATGTATGCCATACGTCCTTGGACTATTCGTCAATATGCAGGTTTTTCAACAGCAGAAGAGAGTAATGCTTTTTATAGAAGAAACTTAGCTGCGGGACAAAAGGGTTTGTCGGTGGCTTTTGATTTGGCAACTCATAGAGGTTATGATTCTGATCATGAACGTGTTGTTGGTGATGTTGGAAAGGCAGGAGTAGCCATAGATAGCGTTGAGGATATGAAAATTCTATTTGACCAAATTCCCTTGGATCAAATGTCCGTATCCATGACGATGAATGGAGCTGTATTGCCTATTATGGCATTTTATATTGTTGCAGCAGAAGAACAAGGTGTGGATCAAGTGAAATTGGCAGGAACGATTCAAAATGATATTCTAAAAGAGTTTATGGTGCGTAATACGTATATTTATCCACCTGCTCACTCAATGCGAATCATTGCTGATATTTTTGAGTATACGTCTCAATTCATGCCGAAGTTTAACTCTATTTCTATTAGTGGTTATCATATGCATGAAGCTGGTGCGCCAGCAGATATTGAATTGGCTTATACATTGGCGGATGGGCTAGAGTATATCCAAGCAGGGTTAAAGGCAGGATTAAAAGTAGATGATTTTGCGCCTCGTTTGTCTTTCTTTTGGGGAATTGGGATGAATCATTTTATGGAAATTGCTAAAATGCGTGCTGGACGAATGCTGTGGGCAAAATTGATTCAACAATTTGAGCCTAAAAATTTAAAATCCTTGATGTTAAGAACGCATTGCCAAACATCGGGCTGGAGTTTGACAGAGCAAGATCCATTTAATAACGTAGCTCGTACTTGTATAGAAGCAATGGCTGCTGTATTGGGAGGAACACAATCATTACACACCAATTCTTTTGATGAAGCGATTGCTTTGCCAACTGATTTTTCAGCTGGAATTGCTAGAGATACGCAGATTTATATACAAAAAGATACAAAGGTAACCAAGGCAATTGACCCATGGGCAGGTTCTCATTACGTAGAATATTTGACCAATGAGTTGGTACACAAAGCTTGGGCGCATATTCAAGAGGTGCAAGAGTTGGGGGGAATGGCAAAAGCAATTGAAACTGGCGTTCCTAAAATGCGTATCGAAGAAGCTGCTGCTCGTAAACAAGCTCGCATTGATAGTGGAAAAGATCAAATTATCGGTGTCAATGTTTTTCAATTAGAGAAGGAAGATCCGTTAGATATTTTAGAGGTGGACAACAAGGCCGTACGATTGTCTCAAATCAAGCGTTTGGAGGAAATTAAAGCAACAAGAGATACTCTGGCGGTAGAAACGGCTTTAGCAAAAATTACTGCTGCTGCAAAAGCAGGAAAAGGCAATCTTCTTGCCTTGGCAGTAGAGGCTGCGCGTGTCCGTGCTACCTTGGGAGAAATATCAGATGCCATGGAGGTCGTTTTTGGTCGTTACAAAGCCAATACTAAATCTATTTCTGGTGTATACTCTAAAGAAATTGCAATGGATGATAACTTTAAAAAAGCACAAGCTTTGGCTGATCAGTTTGCTAGTTTGGAAGGGCGCCGTCCTCGTATTATGGTAGCTAAATTAGGGCAAGATGGGCACGACAGAGGTGCTAAAGTCATCGCTACTAGTTTTGCTGATTTGGGCTTTGATGTAGATATAGGACCTTTGTTTCAGACACCTAAAGAGGCCGCAAAACAAGCCGCAGAAAATGATGTTCATATTTTAGGCGTATCTTCTTTGGCTGGTGGGCACAAAACATTGGTTCCTGAAATTATAGGGGAACTAGAATCATTAGGACGCCCAGACATTTTGGTAGTTGCTGGTGGTGTTATTCCTGCACAGGATTACGATTATTTGTACGAAGCAGGTGTAGCAGGGGTATTTGGTCCAGGAACTGTCATTGCTAAAGCGGCTAGTGCTATTTTGGATATTTTGATAGAGTCTGTGGAAGAATAG
- a CDS encoding macrolide family glycosyltransferase has protein sequence MKAKGIFFNIPGYGHVNPTLPMVKELVARGEQIDYCCTEEFRPAIEHTGANFIPFPDELVHVTNDNVNLLEIFADLIETCYEVLPQIEAIILKGKYDYLLVDMYTPWGRLLAEKLNLPLILFFPSFALHPKMKEPPNSKLQLIKSLGRSLKNGVRLFAIYKKIQKKYGVPSVNVLHFLSAEVSEPCITFTAKEFQPQSELFPSNYLFTGPNIDIEARISDSNFSINNPENRKIIYISLGSVVVRKEFIKMCIEAFKTSKFLIVLNISKYLNASDFQVPSHIILCNFAPQLQVLAAADLFITHGGMNSAHEGIYFEVPLLVLPQFGDQFLVAQQVVEQQLGVWLNHKTLSAKKLLRTVEETMENQVIKSNLKRMSKALRTAGGFKKAADEVQAFIQKCVLVKN, from the coding sequence ATGAAGGCGAAAGGGATTTTTTTTAATATACCAGGCTATGGACATGTAAACCCAACTTTACCAATGGTAAAGGAATTGGTAGCGAGAGGGGAACAAATTGATTACTGTTGTACAGAGGAGTTTCGACCAGCCATAGAACACACAGGAGCTAATTTTATCCCTTTCCCTGATGAATTGGTACATGTTACCAATGATAACGTCAATTTGTTGGAGATTTTTGCAGATTTGATTGAGACCTGTTATGAGGTGTTGCCACAAATAGAAGCCATTATTCTAAAAGGGAAATATGATTACCTGTTGGTAGATATGTACACGCCTTGGGGACGTTTGTTGGCAGAAAAGTTGAATTTGCCTTTAATTTTGTTTTTCCCTTCCTTTGCATTGCACCCAAAAATGAAAGAACCGCCCAATTCTAAATTACAATTAATAAAGAGTCTGGGGCGATCATTGAAGAATGGCGTGCGGTTGTTTGCAATTTATAAAAAAATACAAAAAAAATATGGCGTACCTTCTGTCAATGTATTGCATTTTTTGAGTGCAGAAGTAAGCGAACCTTGTATTACATTTACCGCAAAAGAATTTCAACCTCAGTCCGAACTTTTTCCTTCTAACTATCTTTTTACAGGACCTAATATTGACATAGAAGCAAGAATATCCGATTCTAATTTTTCTATAAACAATCCAGAGAATAGAAAAATCATCTATATATCTTTAGGGTCAGTGGTTGTCCGAAAGGAGTTTATTAAAATGTGTATAGAAGCATTTAAAACTTCTAAATTTTTGATTGTTTTAAATATTAGTAAATATTTAAATGCTTCAGACTTTCAGGTTCCGTCACATATTATACTTTGTAATTTTGCCCCCCAATTGCAAGTGTTGGCAGCAGCAGATTTGTTTATAACGCATGGAGGTATGAATAGTGCACACGAAGGGATTTACTTTGAAGTGCCGTTATTAGTATTACCACAATTTGGTGACCAGTTTTTAGTAGCACAACAAGTGGTTGAACAACAGTTGGGCGTTTGGTTAAATCACAAGACACTATCGGCAAAAAAACTGTTGAGAACGGTAGAGGAAACAATGGAAAATCAAGTGATTAAAAGCAATTTAAAACGCATGAGTAAGGCTTTGAGAACGGCGGGCGGTTTTAAGAAAGCAGCAGACGAAGTTCAGGCATTTATACAAAAGTGTGTTTTGGTTAAAAATTAA